From Poecile atricapillus isolate bPoeAtr1 chromosome Z, bPoeAtr1.hap1, whole genome shotgun sequence, one genomic window encodes:
- the LOC131592747 gene encoding phosphatidylinositol 4,5-bisphosphate 3-kinase catalytic subunit gamma isoform-like, translating to MELGDHEQPVVMREENKRRRRRMKPHCTSSSFSSMELIPIEFILPTSNKHTKAPEIMLLEIAGNCTVEQMKAQIWMRAIEMSQTTDFYHAFTPDQFILQYQKKGQWYEIYDKHQVLQTLDCILYWKVLQKKVGKIYVVQKQKPSEEVQEFQQQLNDLIGYDVTDVSNVHDDELEFTRRRLVTPRMIEVACRDPKLYAMHPWTTSKPLPEYLFKKITNNNIFIIIHRGTTSQKIKVSIDDTPDMILHSFFTKMAKKKSLMDIPEDHSELDFVLRVCGRDEYITGETPIKDFHWIRQCLKNGEEIHLVLDSPPDPNEDEVRKEEWPLVDDCTGVTGYHEQLTIDGKDHERVFTISLWDCNRKFRVKIIGIDIPVLPRNTDLTVFVEANIQHGQQLLSQRRTSSKPFTEEVLWNIWLEFDIKIKDLPKGALLNLQIYCGKAQGPSAKTNLQSHESSNSDAKCKTQLLYYVNLLLIDHRFLLRSGEYVLHMWKIPGKGEEQGSINADKLTSATNPDKENSMAISIVLDKYCHPIALPKHRISSDPQGDRTRAEMPNQLRKQLEEIIATDPLNPLSPEDKELLWHFRYESIKHPKAYPKLLSSVKWGQQEIVAKTYQLLAKKEIWDQSTLDVGLTMQLLDCNFSDENVRAMAVQKLESLEDDDVLHYLLQLVQAVKFEPYHDSALARFLLKRGLRNKRIGHFLFWFLRSEIAQSMHYQQRFAVILEAYLRGCGKAMLHDFMKQVQVIELLHKVTMEIKSVSAEKYDVTSQVIAQLRQKLEKLQGSKLPESFRVPYDPGLRAGALVIEKCKVMASKKKPLWLEFKCADPTALSNETIGIIFKHGDDLRQDMLILQILRIMESIWEAESLDLCLLPYGCISTGNKIGMIEIVKDATTIAKIQQSTVGNTGAFKDEILNQWLKERCMIEEKFQAAVERFVYSCAGYCVATFVLGIGDRHNDNIMITETGNLFHIDFGHILGNYKSFLGINKERVPFVLTPDFLYVMGTSGKKTSLHFHKFQDVCVKAYLALRHHTNLLIILFSMMLMTGMPQLTSKEDIEYISN from the exons ATGGAGTTGGGGGATCATGAACAACCTGTTGTtatgagagaggaaaacaaacgAAGGAGAAGAAGAATGAAACCTCATTGTACATCGAGTAGTTTTTCATCAATGGAACTGATACCCATTGAGTTCATTTTACCTACAAGCAATAAACATACTAAAGCACCAGAAATTATGTTACTCGAAATAGCTGGCAACTGTACGGTTGAGCAAATGAAGGCACAGATTTGGATGCGTGCAATAGAGATGAGTCAAACCACAGACTTCTACCATGCATTCACGCCAGATCAGTTTATTCTTCAGTATCAGAAGAAAGGGCAATGGTATGAAATTTATGATAAACATCAAGTATTACAGACATTGGACTGCATATTGTACTGGAAGGTGTTACAGAAAAAGGTAGGCAAGATCTATGTTGTCCAGAAACAAAAACCATCAGAAGAAGTTCAGGAATTTCAGCAGCAACTTAATGATTTAATTGGTTATGATGTCACTGATGTAAGCAATGTGCATGATGATGAACTAGAATTTACCCGACGCAGATTAGTCACTCCACGAATGATAGAGGTAGCCTGCAGAGATCCTAAATTATACGCAATGCACCCATGGACTACATCTAAGCCACTCccagaatatttatttaaaaaaatcactaataaTAACATTTTCATAATCATACATAGAGGAACTACTAGTCAGAAAATTAAAGTGTCAATAGATGACACTCCAGATATGATTCTCCACAGCTTTTTCACaaaaatggcaaagaaaaagTCTTTGATGGACATTCCTGAAGATCATAGTGAACTGGATTTTGTTCTCAGGGTTTGTGGCAGAGATGAGTACATTACTGGAGAGACACCAATCAAAGATTTTCACTGGATAAGACAGTGCCTTAAGAATGGGGAAGAAATCCACCTTGTCCTTGACAGTCCCCCAGACCCGAATGAAGATGAGGTTCGGAAGGAAGAATGGCCCTTGGTGGATGATTGTACAGGAGTTACAGGGTATCATGAGCAGTTGACAATAGATGGAAAAGATCATGAGAGAGTCTTCACTATCTCTTTGTGGGATTGTAATAGAAAATTTAGAGTGAAAATAATTGGCATTGATATCCCAGTTTTACCAAGAAATACTGATCTTACTGTATTTGTAGAGGCTAACATTCAAcatgggcagcagctcctttcaCAGAGAAGGACTTCATCAAAGCCTTTTACTGAGGAGGTTCTGTGGAATATTTGGTTGGAGTTTGATATCAAAATCAAGGATTTGCCTAAAGGAGCACTTCTGAATCTTCAGATATACTGTGGCAAAGCACAGGGACCATCTGCAAAAACAAACCTTCAGTCACACGAATCCTCTAACTCTGATGCAAAATGCAAAACCCAGCTTCTCTATTATGTAAATCTTTTGTTGATAGATCACCGTTTTTTGCTACGAAGTGGGGAGTATGTGCTCCACATGTGGAAAATTCCAGGTAAGGGGGAAGAACAAGGAAGTATAAATGCAGACAAACTCACATCAGCAACTAACCCGGATAAAGAAAACTCAATGGCTATCTCTATTGTGCTGGACAAATATTGTCACCCAATTGCCTTGCCCAAGCATAGGATATCATCAGACCCCCAGGGAGACAGGACCCGAGCTGAAATGCCCAACCAGCTTCGCAAGCAACTTGAAGAGATCATAGCAACTGACCCACTTAATCCACTTTCTCCTGAGGACAAAGAACTGTTGTGGCACTTTAGATACGAGAGCATAAAGCACCCCAAGGCATATCCTAAGCTGCTTAGCTCTGTGAAATGGGGACAACAAGAAATAGTGGCCAAAACATACCAGTTACTAGCTAAAAAAGAGATTTGGGATCAGAGCACTTTAGATGTTGGACTCACAATGCAACTTCTGGACTGTAACTTCTCAGACGAAAATGTCCGAGCAATGGCAGTTCAAAAACTGGAAAGTTTAGAAGATGATGATGTTCTTCATTATCTTTTACAGCTTGTGCAG GCTGTGAAATTTGAGCCATATCATGACAGCGCATTAGCCAGATTTTTGCTGAAACGTGGTTTGAGA AACAAAAGAATTGGTCACTTCTTGTTTTGGTTCTTAAGAAGTGAAATTGCCCAGTCCATGCACTACCAGCAGAGGTTTGCAGTCATCCTTGAAGCCTACCTTAGGGGCTGTGGAAAAGCAATGCTGCATGATTTCATGAAGCAGGTTCAAGTAATTGAATTGCTGCATAAAGTCACAATGGAGATTAAATCAGTTTCTGCAGAAAAGTATGATGTTACTTCTCAAG tTATTGCACAGCTGAGACAAAAGCTTGAAAAATTACAGGGCAGCAAACTTCCAGAAAGTTTTAGAGTTCCTTATGATCCTGGGCTGAGGGCAGGAGCACTAGTG ATAGAAAAATGTAAAGTAATGGCGTCTAAGAAGAAGCCCCTCTGGCTTGAATTTAAATGTGCAGATCCAACAGCTCTGTCAAATGAAACCATAGGCATCATCTTCAAACATGGAGATGACCTCCGTCAGGACATGCTAATTTTACAG ATTCTTCGAATTATGGAATCCATTTGGGAAGCAGAATCCTTGGACCTCTGTTTGTTGCCATATGGTTGCATTTCTACAGGGAACAAAATAG GAATGATCGAAATTGTGAAAGATGCTACAACAATTGCCAAAATTCAACAGAGTACAGTTGGGAACACTGGTGCATTTAAGGATGAAATACTAAACCAGTGGCTCAAGGAAAGATGCATGATTGAAGAGAAG tttcagGCAGCTGTGGAGAGATTTGTTTATTCTTGTGCTGGATACTGTGTGGCAACCTTTGTACTTGGAATAGGAGACAGGCACAATGACAACATCATGATTACAGAAACAG